Proteins encoded in a region of the Pseudomonas sp. GOM7 genome:
- a CDS encoding DUF1826 domain-containing protein: MHALKLPPAPRQVLAEDIQVLGEVLQDGVNLAVWQRRLPAQIADFAEALLAQGEPLAQSMTLELAQADSEPNLAGLVAQYADLPGQAAFLDDVAWLVRAYACLLDARRIGLRLRALDKAMCPCFHVDHVPLRLITSYAGVGSHWLAEGAMPRSELGQAAAEPQDARLIQRLDAGHVALAKGEKWQGNEGRGLIHRSPQPPAGERRLLLTLDWLA, from the coding sequence ATGCACGCGCTGAAACTGCCGCCAGCGCCGCGCCAGGTGCTGGCCGAGGATATCCAGGTGCTCGGCGAGGTGCTGCAAGACGGCGTCAACCTGGCCGTCTGGCAGCGCCGCCTGCCGGCACAGATCGCCGACTTTGCCGAGGCGCTGCTGGCCCAGGGTGAGCCGCTGGCGCAGTCCATGACCCTGGAGCTGGCGCAGGCCGACAGTGAGCCGAACCTGGCCGGCCTGGTGGCGCAATACGCCGATCTGCCGGGCCAGGCGGCCTTTCTCGACGATGTTGCCTGGCTGGTGCGCGCCTATGCCTGCCTGCTCGACGCCCGGCGCATCGGCCTGCGCCTGCGCGCACTGGACAAGGCCATGTGCCCGTGTTTCCACGTCGACCATGTGCCGCTCAGGCTGATCACCAGCTACGCCGGTGTTGGCAGCCACTGGCTGGCGGAGGGCGCCATGCCGCGCAGCGAACTCGGCCAGGCGGCCGCCGAGCCGCAGGACGCGCGCCTGATCCAGCGCCTGGACGCCGGTCATGTGGCATTGGCCAAGGGCGAGAAATGGCAGGGCAACGAAGGGCGCGGGCTGATTCACCGCTCGCCGCAGCCGCCGGCGGGCGAGCGGCGTTTGCTGCTGACTCTGGACTGGCTGGCCTGA
- the zigA gene encoding zinc metallochaperone GTPase ZigA — protein MNPRLPVTVLSGFLGAGKSTLLNHVLKNREGLKVAVIVNDMSEINIDGSEVQRDVSLNRAEEKLVEMSNGCICCTLREDLLEEVARLASDGRFDYLLIESTGISEPLPVAETFTFRDEQGRSLSDLARLDTMVTVVDGVNFLRDFHAADSLASRGETLGEEDERSITDLLIEQVEFADVILISKIDLISQAEREELMAILRGLNTHADIQAMSMGQIALDKILDTGRFDFERASQAPGWLKELRGEHVPETEEYGIASSAYRARRPFHPQRFFDFLSQEWSNGRLLRSKGFFWLASKYQEAGSWSQAGGLMRHGLAGRWWRFVPKQHWPQDEEGLQAIMQHWSKEVGDCRQELVFIGQNIDFARLSRELDDCLLSDAEMAGGPDAWRLLADPFGPWQQEAA, from the coding sequence ATGAACCCGCGTCTACCCGTAACCGTGCTCTCCGGCTTTCTCGGCGCCGGCAAGAGCACTCTACTCAACCATGTGCTGAAGAACCGCGAAGGCCTCAAGGTCGCGGTGATCGTCAACGACATGAGCGAAATCAACATCGATGGCAGCGAAGTGCAGCGCGACGTCAGCCTCAACCGTGCCGAAGAGAAGCTGGTGGAGATGAGCAACGGCTGCATCTGCTGCACCCTGCGTGAAGACCTGCTCGAGGAGGTCGCGCGCCTGGCCAGCGACGGCCGCTTCGACTACCTGCTGATCGAATCCACCGGCATCAGCGAGCCGCTGCCGGTGGCCGAAACCTTCACCTTCCGCGACGAGCAGGGCCGCAGCCTGTCCGACCTGGCGCGGCTGGACACCATGGTCACCGTGGTCGACGGGGTGAACTTCCTGCGCGACTTCCATGCCGCCGACAGCCTGGCCAGCCGTGGCGAGACCCTGGGCGAGGAGGACGAACGCTCGATCACCGACCTGCTGATCGAGCAGGTGGAATTCGCCGACGTCATCCTCATCAGCAAGATCGACCTGATCAGTCAGGCCGAGCGTGAGGAGCTGATGGCCATTCTGCGTGGGCTCAACACCCACGCCGACATCCAGGCCATGAGCATGGGCCAGATCGCCCTGGACAAGATCCTCGACACCGGCCGCTTCGACTTCGAGCGCGCCTCGCAGGCGCCCGGCTGGCTCAAGGAACTGCGCGGCGAGCACGTGCCGGAAACCGAGGAATACGGCATCGCCTCCAGCGCCTACCGCGCGCGCCGGCCCTTCCATCCGCAGCGCTTCTTCGACTTCCTCTCGCAGGAATGGAGCAATGGCCGCCTGCTGCGCTCCAAGGGCTTCTTCTGGCTGGCCAGCAAATACCAGGAAGCCGGTAGCTGGTCGCAGGCCGGTGGGCTGATGCGCCATGGCCTGGCCGGGCGCTGGTGGCGCTTCGTGCCCAAGCAGCACTGGCCGCAGGACGAGGAAGGCCTGCAGGCGATCATGCAGCACTGGAGCAAAGAGGTCGGTGATTGCCGCCAGGAGCTGGTATTCATCGGCCAGAACATCGACTTCGCCCGGCTCAGCCGCGAGCTGGACGACTGTCTGCTGAGCGATGCGGAAATGGCCGGCGGCCCGGATGCCTGGCGCCTGCTCGCCGACCCCTTCGGCCCCTGGCAGCAGGAGGCGGCCTGA